A genomic segment from Maniola hyperantus chromosome 4, iAphHyp1.2, whole genome shotgun sequence encodes:
- the Sec22 gene encoding vesicle-trafficking protein SEC22b-B: MVLMTMIARVVDGLPLAATMQDDEQSGCNVLEYQNQAKMLFRKLTPQSPIRCSIETGHFLFHYLIESEICYLVLCERNYSKRLAFSYLEEIAQEFYHQYGKRVNTVTRPYTFIEFDTWMQRTRKQYAEGGARARKAGATAQLGGQLGDVQRIMMQNIDDVLQRGAILSELDTKTQKLSMMSQKYKKDAVYLNTKSMLVKLTAGAVILLVFVLYFWIL; this comes from the exons ATGGTTTTAATGACGATGATCGCCCGTGTTGTGGATGGGCTGCCTCTAGCAGCTACTATGCAAGATGATGAACAG AGTGGTTGCAACGTATTGGAGTACCAAAACCAAGCAAAAATGCTGTTTAGAAAGCTAACTCCCCAGTCGCCAATACGATGCTCCATCGAAACTGGGCATTTTCTCTTCCA CTACTTGATAGAGAGTGAAATTTGCTATCTAGTGTTGTGTGAGCGAAACTACAGTAAACGACTCGCATTCAGTTACTTAGAAGAAATTGCACAAGAGTTCTACCATCAATACGGAAAAAGA GTGAACACAGTCACAAGGCCTTACACATTCATAGAGTTCGACACGTGGATGCAGCGGACACGCAAGCAGTATGCGGAGGGAGGCGCGCGGGCGCGGAAGGCGGGCGCGACGGCGCAGCTGGGCGGCCAGCTGGGCGACGTGCAGCGCATCATGATGCAGAACATCGATGATGTGCTTCAGAGGGGCGCCATACTCTCAG AGCTGGACACAAAAACGCAGAAGCTATCAATGATGTCACAGAAGTACAAGAAAGACGCTGTATATCTCAACACAAAGTCTATGCTAGTGAAACTGACCGCTGGGGCAGTCATATTGCTTGTGTTTGTTCTGTACTTCTGGATCCTTTAG
- the LOC117997388 gene encoding uncharacterized protein gives MSSKKNDDYRQLPFNSDLISQAEFYTYNNISTLLAMCEEYKEKVLNCRTIGILESLNGRFHLKDIDCKDDTQKIRVSMVHVKSQLPSTVIPYLVQVFGVLQWTSKPVIFAKIVQVLDTATGIRLNEALKSITSLHLANPLNSTEE, from the exons ATGTCTTCAAAGAAAAATGACGATTACCGCCAGCTGCCGTTTAATTCTGACTTAATATCTCAG GCAGAATTCTATACATACAACAATATTAGCACCTTGCTAGCTATGTGCGAAGAGTACAAGGAAAAAGTTCTAAACTGTCGTACCATCGGAATATTAGAAAGTTTAAATGGACGTTTTCACCTAAAAGAT ATAGATTGTAAAGATGACACACAGAAAATTAGAGTTTCCATGGTGCATGTGAAGAGCCAACTGCCATCAACTGTCATTCCTTACTTGGTGCAAGTGTTTGGTGTTTTGCAGTGGACGAGTAAACCAGTCATATTTGCTAAAATTGTACAG GTGCTAGATACAGCTACTGGTATAAGACTAAACGAAGCTCTGAAAAGTATAACAAGCCTTCATTTAGCAAATCCGTTGAACAGCACTGAagaataa
- the LOC117997375 gene encoding nudC domain-containing protein 1: MPSSLVELRPDRRLLDHEFEGYKLNLQSLPHFCLELTSPVDRLYPNEIQFSFVHAKLFALHNHLVLDFWDHQYNYYYVDATQQIRNVTFDNINGTFQTAVVYDVPAHVERKSGHFNLCLMFPSNNLAVVSDGTGYIHIVDTGTRNRPAGDKQKWNTVYSNLVLGEGKYFTIVDTRIQDKKDVEVLHCLLQSVEQREKHFDSILTWITLENDGQSWKQSSIKQIQGKGIVHYAALETSCNALYVASDNLFKFILDSEKEIVEKPQEEPKQIIYTWLQTSDDITITLKLQSNFDKKHFVVNVTPLAIKVSYAGKEFLNGKLRHKVDSELTTWNIQEDGQVDILITKSESMTWDELIEGGDKNGEHIIDASLVEEVHKRLAHLCSETEVVADQQVPGLNTQELEECDAASEEDTVLVRMDTTNHEITHRVSLSVHQYLFSIKLETHEVPALALRHDVDACIWQPYAQLINTDTWPMKHDGTLMAFGYVQSSKQNRKFITCSPNFTYSVVCEATRHIFIYKNSRNQNCQLRKRSEGIMKSIKIGQQHVVNIDKYGEVLGINATNEYLFVLTETSLIAIGV, translated from the exons ATGCCGTCATCTCTAGTGGAACTGCGCCCAGATAGGCGCCTTCTGGATCACGAATTTGAGGGATACAAGTTGAACTTGCAATCTCTTCCTCATTTCTGTTTAGAATTGACTTCTCCTGTCGATAGGTTGTATCCTAACGAAATACAGTTCTCCTTCGTCCACGCTAAGCTTTTCGCTCTCCATAACCATTTAGTGTTAGATTTTTGGGATCACCAGTACAACTATTACTATGTGGATGCTACACAGCAAATACGTAACGTAACTTTCGATAATATAAACGGTACATTCCAAACTGCTGTCGTGTACGACGTCCCCGCTCATGTTGAAAGAAAATCTGGACATTTTAACCTGTGTCTCATGTTCCCTTCCAATAATTTAGCAGTGGTAAGTGACGGCACAGGTTACATACATATTGTGGATACGGGCACTAGGAATAGGCCTGCTGGAGACAAACAGAAATGGAATACTGTGTATTCCAACCTTGTTCTTGGAGAAGGTAAATATTTTACCATAGTAGATACAAGGATTCAAGATAAAAAAGATGTTGAAGTTTTACATTGCCTTCTACAATCAGTGGAGCAACGAGAAAAGCATTTTGACTCTATTCTCACATGGATAACGTTGGAAAACGATGGTCAATCATGGAAACAGTCATCTATCAAACAAATTCAAGGCAAAGGTATTGTCCATTACGCAGCTTTAGAAACAAGTTGTAATGCTCTTTATGTAGCTTctgataatttatttaaattcataTTGGATTCGGAAAAAGAAATTGTAGAGAAACCACAGGAAGAGccaaaacaaataatttatacaTGGCTGCAAACCTCTGACGacataacaataacgctaaaattacaaagtaattttGACAAGAAACATTTTGTTGTAAATGTCACACCGTTGGCAATAAAAGTTAGTTATGCTGGCAAAGAATTTTTGAATGGCAAATTAAGACATAAGGTAGATAGTGAGTTAACAACTTGGAACATACAGGAAGATGGTCAAGTAGATATTTTGATAACTAAATCTGAGAGCATGACTTGGGATGAGCTGATTGAAGGGGGAGATAAAAATGGGGAGCATATAATTGATGCAAGCCTAGTGGAGGAAGTGCATAAGAGGCTAGCTCACTTGTGCTCGGAGACAGAGGTGGTAGCTGACCAGCAAGTGCCGGGTCTGAATACACAAGAGTTGGAGGAATGTGATGCAGCATCGGAAGAGGATACTGTATTGG TTCGCATGGACACAACCAACCATGAAATAACACACAGGGTTTCTCTAAGTGTGCACCAATACCTGTTCAGCATCAAACTAGAAACCCACGAAGTACCAGCATTAGCTCTGAGGCACGACGTAGACGCTTGCATATGGCAACCATACGCCCAGCTAATTAACACAGATACTTGGCCTATGAAACATGACGGGACTTTGATGGCATTCGGTTATGTACAGTCCTCCAAACAGAACAGAAAATTCATTACTTGTTCACCAAACTTTACATACAGCGTAGTTTGTGAAGCCACACgtcatattttcatttataaaaataGCAGAAACCAGAACTGTCAGTTGAGAAAAAGGTCTGAAGGAATAATGAAAAGTATTAAAATCGGTCAACAGCATGTTGTGAATATTGATAAATATGGTGAAGTTTTAGGTATAAATGCGACAAATGAGTATTTGTTTGTGTTAACAGAGACTTCTTTGATagcaataggggtttga
- the LOC117997381 gene encoding box C/D snoRNA protein 1, translating into MSSSSDSDSDTDLSQPSRLGDCEVCGSKEAVYTCPKCEVRTCCLDCVRIHKKELECTGVRDRTKFIYMKDFTDTDLLSDYRLLEECARFVYAVKRDEKKRFTRIDKDLPIHLHKLRLAARHRGTVLQFLAQNFTRHKVNTTKYIYKTNLINWRIEWVFPNVETKPLKFVDEKCSEKKKLSELLDKYLNPDAPAFEGSKELMYYKSIGFSGVKVLLKAEKLRGSPKKFFELDTTETLAENLSGKCIVEFPIIFVVLKDHAYNFEIVTPDDEFDCGKDNKGKEDVKDKEEKIENKVNCINANENTTKANTANRNTPNGLITSENRDRNQWKRQKTLLTEKIAEEKKLEIEKEIKEAKKKRPKNLLFTTGYSSEESISCSEDENEK; encoded by the exons ATGTCTTCGTCTTCGGATAGTGATTCGGATACTGATTTATCACAACCTTCTAG ACTGGGCGACTGCGAGGTTTGTGGGTCCAAAGAAGCTGTTTACACGTGTCCGAAATGCGAAGTAAGGACATGCTGCCTCGATTGTGTAAGGATACATAAGAAGGAGCTAGAATGTACCGGCGTGAGAGACCGCACGAAGTTCATTTACATGAAAGATTTTACTGATACAGACTTGCTGAGCGATTACAGGTTATTAGAGGAATGCGCGCGATTTGTTTACGCAGTGAAGAGAGACGAGAAAAAAAGATTCACTAGGATAGATAAGGATTTACCCATA CATTTGCACAAACTAAGACTGGCAGCGAGACACAGAGGAACTGTTCTACAATTCCTCGCACAAAACTTTACAAGACACAAAGTAAACACAACGAAATACATATACAAAACAAATCTAATAAACTGGCGAATTGAGTGGGTTTTCCCTAATGTTGAAACCAAACCATTAAAGTTTGTGGATGAAAAGTGTTCAGAGAAAAAGAAACTGTCAGAACTGCTTGATAAGTATTTAAATCCAGATGCGCCAGCTTTTGAAGGCTCGAAGGAGTTGATGTACTATAAATCTATTGGGTTTAGTGGAGTCAAAGTTTTATTGAAAG CTGAAAAACTTAGAGGCTCACCCAAGAAGTTCTTTGAGTTGGACACAACAGAAACATTGGCAGAAAACTTGTCAGGAAAATGTATTGTGGAGTTCCCCATTATATTTGTTGTTCTCAAGGATCATGCTTACAATTTCGAAATTGTGACACctg ATGATGAATTTGACTGTGGAAAAGACAATAAGGGAAAAGAAGATGTAAAAgataaagaagaaaaaatagaaaataaggTAAATTGCATAAATGCAAATGAAAACACCACAAAGGCTAACACAGCAAATAGGAATACCCCAAATGGTCTAATTACTTCAGAAAATAGAGATAGAAATCAGTGGAAGAGGCAGAAAACGTTACTAACAGAGAAGATTGCTGAGGAAAAGAAATTGGAGATCgaaaaagaaattaaagaaGCTAAAAAGAAGAGACCTAAAAACCTGCTTTTCACAACTGGTTATTCATCAGAAGAAAGTATTAGTTGCAGTGAAGATGAAAATGAGAAATAA
- the Pa1 gene encoding PAXIP1-associated glutamate-rich protein 1A, with the protein MGSELQGDDWELACSDDELSKSGVYIGKHWMPEPNELEELYKSIEKSGTLNLEWKCPGRRAPSPVPVSKEHQADIPTSPIREEKSNFDFMDEVSSLRLRVRREGEDTLRGSAKKKTTSFDGILSNMIRHKRIEQLEKQANTPTSNPPSSNAS; encoded by the coding sequence ATGGGATCAGAACTTCAAGGTGATGACTGGGAGCTCGCCTGTTCAGACGACGAATTATCAAAAAGTGGAGTTTATATCGGAAAACATTGGATGCCGGAGCCAAATGAATTAGAGGAACTTTACAAATCTATTGAAAAATCTGGTACATTAAACCTAGAGTGGAAATGCCCTGGACGACGAGCACCATCCCCTGTGCCTGTGAGTAAGGAACATCAAGCAGATATACCGACGTCTCCAATACGTGAGGAGAAATCGAACTTTGATTTCATGGATGAAGTCAGTTCTCTCAGATTGCGGGTTCGTAGAGAAGGTGAGGACACGCTTCGAGGATCGGCAAAGAAGAAAACGACTTCTTTTGATGGTATTCTTTCGAATATGATTAGGCACAAAAGGATAGAACAGTTGGAGAAACAGGCTAACACCCCTACTTCAAATCCACCATCTAGTAATGCTAGTTGA